The Clavelina lepadiformis chromosome 3, kaClaLepa1.1, whole genome shotgun sequence region aattaagcggagaaacggctttgtccgaattaagcggaaaatcaattgttcgtttcatggtcatgcataaaggcaaaaaacgcatttaaaatactgtagtgttgcgtaataaatgaattgcagctgcgctatactgcagtaactggcactgatcgcataaaacgtcttcgtttactttaatgagcaatttcactttttgtgctaaacttttctgtacaattttgtcctacaagatggacgcaattgtaccgaagtaaaagcgactatgaagctggcacggcgttatatgagttcattgtcgattgttactgcatcgatcgtcattgtttcaccataatcactcataatgcaattgaatcttgcctaaaaacgaacgaagtactgtttattgtgtaataactaataacctaacgatggaattgcgaacctgtgtccgaattaagcggagaattgtccgaattaacaggagttttttacgttcaatttttacttttgttccgttcccgagcattttggccgaataaagcggttgtccgggttatccggtgtccgaattaagcggattcgactgtagttcaaaatttagctattaaatgctgatcaatgtgacatcagcggtcgaggttcttcctcgacaatagcgactatcaaagctgactatcagttcgcgggccaaacaatcggtgctcgcgggccaactttggcccgcgggcctgcagttggaccacgctggtcTATATGTTGCTTGTTCTTTTGCGCAAGTCGATGAAATTGCAGATGACCTCAGACGATCACTTCATCAAATCTCTTAAACGTCACAGATGTTTTTGAAACAAGGCTGTTGCCAGTTCTCATTGGAGTAATCTTTATCGTCggaaaaattacaattattgCACAATTCTTTATAGATCGAATCACGGTTACCGAGCTATAGCAGCTGTGTAAGTTTCGATAAACACACAACTTTTTACTGAGTTGCTTGATTCTTTACAACATATTGTCCGTATTCAGATCTTGGAACCGTTCACTATGATcactgaaaaaaaacaaacccaagcacaaaagttttaatacaCATTCACTTGCTgcatctttttttaaattagaaaataGGTAATGCTTTCCTTACTGGCACCAAATTCATTTTTGCCAAACTCTAGATACaagcatgttttaagccttttcaaCTTTGTCACTGTTTCTCGTTGATTGGCGCGTGCTAGCAGAAACTGGCTTGATGTTTCGTCTCCACCGCGCTtttaacgaaaaataaaatgattacttGATTGATTGAAGCTAGCAAGCTATGTTTTATCCAAGGGTATTACAACGATAATGCCACTGGTTATCGAACATGATGAAAAGCAATATTGGTAGTCCAGAGTCCTGTACCGCTCCGCTATCGTGTCGATTGTTAATATACATGTAAAACTGCGGTGTATTGTGTATCCACTGTGTCGTGTCCATAATAAAAcagttaataaaacaaagaatatTTTGCGTTGACGAAAAAATATGCTTTGAACTCATAGCAAATTCTAACCGCTTTCtcgaaaacaaaaatatgaaaacttttCGGAATATATTTCACAGTTATTGTAAATATCGCCGGGAAAATTTACAATGATCtctaaaaaaagtttaagtaaAATATTCTGTACTTCCCATTTTGTTAACAAGTAAACAATGTACGGTACTGGAGTTCTTCAAAATCTTTACTTTCTGTTATAGAAATATCGCATCCTCAGATCCCTCACTTTCCTCATTCCATAAATTAGTGTTGTCCCACTATGCTTGAGAGCGGAGAGCCAGTTTCAAGTTTACAAAATCGTGTATTCGAAAGCGCGCCAGTTTCCAAAAGTagtaaatttgcaaaatgtttgtttgcaaattctGTGCAAGTCATAGCCTCTGAGACTCACAGGTGTCAGCGTGTGGTTCATGACTGTAAATGCTCTCACATATAATCACTAATCAAATGTTCGTAATTCGGTGGACGCGACGCTATGACATAAAAATACAGAGTGGTCTGCTCTTAGTCCAATTCTGAAATTGTAGGTGCGTGTGTCTGTAAGTTTGCAATATATTGTTGCAATTTTCTGGCCAGAGTCATATCTGCACATTTTAGCAAATTCATACGCCAGACATAGCTGAAAACGGTAAATGTGGTACCTGCACAatgaaattataattataggCCTAATAAATTAACCAGAAAAACTGGATGTTTGAATaccaatttaaaataaataaaaaaagaattaaGGCTTGTGTGCACGCCGTCACTCCAAAATTTGCGTGTTTGCACTCGCACtttcttgtcgaaaactgccgtactttccagtcagATATGCCAGTATGCATATGTCaccaaaatgaaatgaaatccACGGCAACAACTGAAAAAGTGGTGATCCGACTGAGTCGTTACTTGTCCAAGAGTTCGCCTTGCTCTGTTGCTTTGCAGCCTGCCATGCGCAGAAAGTTGGGTTTTGTGCTAATTTTCTGGAGGAGAATTGTCATTTTGCTCTAGGCCTATTACACCGCCCAacacaaaagtattttttttgaGATGCCAGCGATGTTTCTACGGATTGAGGGTAATTTCAGGTCGCTATTACGTTGGTTTGGcacaaattttgacaattgTGTTGCGTGATATGTGATACAATCTTACCATGATCCCTGTGGATGACACATTTTCTTGTTCATCTTGTTCAATAGCAGACCTTGACAAACATTGTTCTCTCACGACTCACTTTCTTCGATTTTGTAACCATGGACCTCACCAAACACTGATCTCAATGTGATAAATCGATGCCAAGTTGAGATGAGAAATTACTTCCAAACACCACTTCATAAATACATGACAGCTTGCAAGCTTTAAGATGTGCACCGACTACTTCATTTGGTTGAATGTAACTAACCCTTGGCTTGGCGGTGACAAGCTCCATCTCTGTTACAAATTCCATGAATTGATCAGCATGGCCAGTGGCAACAGAGTGTGTGACGAGGGTTGCTGAAATATGCAACTATCTACTAGATATATTGATACCTTTGCTCCCTAAATCATTAATGATAGTTGATAGTTTTAATCGAATACATTTTAATCTTCTTCAGGTTGataaagttgtaaaatttgtattcGGTTTTCTAAATTTCTTGACTTTCAGTGGTTGAAACATGCGTTTGTGCCTGTCATTTGTAACTGGTATCATTTGCTTGCATTTAATCAGCGCGAATAAGTTGGAAGTGCAGCCAGATGCAGGTTCCGAAGTAGCGCAGCTCCAGCTACTACAgattcaaaaacaaacaaagcacaTGAAATATGGCAAGGTGCTGATGacgaaagcaaccaatgtgcttgtttgaatattttgctTGCAAGTAATTTCTCTTGCCTTTATGCAGTGTTGGACAAAAGCTTTAGAACAGTTACAGAGTGGATGTCGAAATTTAAGTGATGAAATGCAAAGAAGAATCGCTTACGCATTTGCAAGGTGTCACCTGCAGGTATAGACCCCACAACATGAATTTcaaagctttttgcaatgctggGTTGTAACTTGTAAGTGCTTGTACATTGAAATTTGTGGCGTTGAATATGGTGTATTTCTTACTCAGAGTGCTGGAAGGGAAATCCCCGAATGTGAGGAAGACAAGCCAGTGTCGGAGTGCACAAATGACAAAGTATTGAAGGATACACCGTTCAACACTTACACTGAGTTCTTCACCCACACACAACAAATCTGCTTTCACCTTCAGAGCCAGGTGTCCTGCTATGCTTTGTGCGTTCTGCGATATATATGTTTTATGAGTGACCACTTTGACCTTTCGTTATTATTCAGTTTTACGTTTGTGACCTCGATGCTATTTTGTATCTGGCTGCTCTGCTGGCTCTTCCATCATGTCAATGCATAGTTTTTGTAGCTTCGACATTTTAATACACAGTAGATTTTCGTAATGTGTGCAAAGCTGCATTGTGTCCAAGACATTGGCACAAATGTGTTTGATTGTAAAGTAGATTGTAAGCGGGCTGCATTTgttcaaacattttacaattGTTTACTGTATTCAAACCCTGTAAACAACACTGTGTGACAGGTTTGGCACGAAGCGACTGAGAACACAATTTCCAGGCTGGCAGATAATTCAGCAGAAGTTGCTTCGAGCTTGGAGCAGAGTTCGGCGATTGCTCTCGAGATGGTCGAAAGGCAAAATGTGACTTTGCAAAATCAAGAGGAGATGTTGCGCAATGAACGTCTTCTTCGTGAAAACATGCACAAGTCTGTCTTAGATGTGCAGAGGTCTCACGAGGAAACAAAAAACGTGATCCGTGAGCAGCGAGCGCTTTTTGCCGAAGTGTTTGATCGTGTTGCAGGTAACTAGATGTCAAGTTTTGTTGTCCAGAAGAAACTTTGGAAAATTCACTCACCGCTGTGACATTTCTCTTTAAATGGTTTTCTTTTGAGTTCATTTAACTTACACTGGCTAAGCTTGAGAATagattattttgtattttatgaatATTTTGTTGTAGCACATACTTTTATCGATCTGTTGCATTCAGCGTAATATGAAGTAAATATACAGAGTTACAGACTGCAGTTGTGCGTCGTGTTGGTTGATTGATCCAATAATATTGGTTATAATTTGCAGCCCTGCAAAAGACTGTTCTCGGCGAATTTACAAGTGTTTACACTTTTGGTTTTTACATCGGAGCTTCGTTGCTTGCTTATGTCCTCACTTCAACCTCGCGGACTTCATCGGCCCGGATCTGGTTGTTTTTGCTCATAActgtcaatttttttactgAACGTGCAGTTGTCAACTACCACTTAGGTTGGTCGCATCGGAAATCacgatcattgatcattgactGTATCGAGTGTAgggttaaaattaaattaaaaagaacATTTCTGTTAGGCTGTCAGTCTTTTCTAGACCAATTGAATTGTTCGCATTTggcagttttttttgcaaagtgtcGCGCAGGCAGTAACAGCCATCACTGAGCAACGTAATGGAGATGTATTTGGTGTTTATCAGAATATACTTGATATGCTCTCACTACATTCACCTGTTACTAaagtaatgtttttttttcttatacTTTAAAGTTATCTTGGTCAACAACTTAATAACGCTTTCATTTTCACTCAAATCAACCGCAACTTTTTTTCAGCACCAAGTTCATCAGAGAAAGGCATGTTTGTAGAAACTGCCGTTCTACCCGAGACTGTCTACGCTGACTTGTGGATTTGTAGGAAGATCTTCACTGGTCTAGCAATGCTTACAATGCTAATATGTGTAATTAGGTCAGTACATTGTGATTATTTTAcgtgattattattatttttagttAAAAGGTAAATTGTTCGTTGAAATAATCTCGTTGCCAAAGAAGTGGCTGCATGAAAGATTTTCTGTCAATATAATTAGAGCGTTTTTGAGTCAATAGGttagtttgttttatatttgttgataaaattacaaaaactgctaaaactttttaatcatGATTCTTAATATCGAGTCTGGGAAGATGGAAGTAACTTTGGgacttgaaaaataaaaaatctggtataaattaattatttatccgACTGATGTGATATTggaaataaa contains the following coding sequences:
- the LOC143448636 gene encoding uncharacterized protein LOC143448636 produces the protein MRLCLSFVTGIICLHLISANKLEVQPDAGSEVAQLQLLQIQKQTKHMKYGKCWTKALEQLQSGCRNLSDEMQRRIAYAFARCHLQSAGREIPECEEDKPVSECTNDKVLKDTPFNTYTEFFTHTQQICFHLQSQVWHEATENTISRLADNSAEVASSLEQSSAIALEMVERQNVTLQNQEEMLRNERLLRENMHKSVLDVQRSHEETKNVIREQRALFAEVFDRVAALQKTVLGEFTSVYTFGFYIGASLLAYVLTSTSRTSSARIWLFLLITVNFFTERAVVNYHLAPSSSEKGMFVETAVLPETVYADLWICRKIFTGLAMLTMLICVIRYKDYNRINHSLLNEIKRQNLELQVLLKEQGVSNLNSFNSHLMSPQTKPNGDVVLYDVTNKALSQTEAMQSDDSTLKSSDPQVSILTNSTSIMTPSDYDFDEDDDDKTFVGDEISSDSDTSSLSTFYTSHSRRSSEAGDNITALMRSYRRSSTPSSGRPSSSHSSRRSSTSSTFSLLEHLNESIVETEGVIIGGHNLRRRRSIQGRNPAYEKETVSEFMGAVARVTARQKRFLN